The following coding sequences lie in one Montipora foliosa isolate CH-2021 chromosome 11, ASM3666993v2, whole genome shotgun sequence genomic window:
- the LOC137976508 gene encoding required for meiotic nuclear division protein 1 homolog isoform X2 — translation MHCSAYVTGERYNIHGIRNYLISMPKYQVKFMPEDEQNVLHVTIKDKDGENTSDVFFFRWLGSLVVWNVSSSEEKYLINVAKLFQEGGYEMVLGDTEDEQLLYSHSKNATSLVNGRIILNENSQEENSALEKYAFSNAMALSVKLAVWEDVLDHYVQSIRWVPEALKRGIKVRMSRKEVLEKTGELISLRYKINLSSDLLMTPDFFWDRPETLENLYDKTCYFLDIHKRTRVINEKLNHCTEMVELLRTHLSEKHSFRLEWGIIALIAVEVLFESLYLIERFFPFR, via the exons ATGCATTGCTCTGCTTATGTTACTGGTGAGAGATATAACATTCATGGCATTCGCAATTATTTGATCAGCATGCCCAAGTACCAGGTTAAATTTATGCCTGAAG ATGAACAGAATGTCCTCCATGTAACTATTAAGGACAAAGATGGAGAAAACACATCAGATGTATTCTTCTTCAG GTGGCTTGGTTCATTGGTAGTCTGGAATGTTTCTAGCTCTGAG GAGAAATACTTAATAAACGTGGCAAAGCTGTTCCAAGAAGGAGGATATGAGATGGTGCTTGGAGATACAGAGGACGAACAACTTCTTTATTCACATTCCAA GAATGCCACCTCCCTTGTCAATGGAAGGATCATATTGAATGAAAACTCACAGGAAGAAAACTCGGCTTTGGAAAAGTATGCCTTTTCCAATGCTATGGCCTTATCTG TCAAACTGGCTGTTTGGGAAGATGTTTTAGACCACTATGTACAGTCAATAAGATGGGTCCCAGAG GCTTTGAAAAGGGGAATAAAAGTCAGGATGTCAAGGAAAGAAGTTCTGGAAAAAACAGGAGAACTTATCTCCCTAAG GTACAAGATCAATCTGTCATCTGACCTTCTAATGACACCAGATTTTTTCTGGGATCGACCAGAAACCCTTGAAAACTTGTATGATAAAACTTGTTACTTCCTAGACATCCATAAAAGGACAAGG GTGATAAACGAAAAACTCAACCATTGTACAGAAATGGTGGAATTGTTGAGAACACATCTCAGTGAAAAACACTCCTTCAGATTGGAATGGGGAATTATAGCACTCATAGCAGTGGAG gtGCTTTTTGAGTCGCTTTATTTAATCGAGAGGTTCTTTCCATTTAGATGA
- the LOC137976511 gene encoding protein NipSnap homolog 1-like, with protein sequence MAASMLTKRTFSLLKRTVFPVREGFASARGLSISISRSKEDSQGLFANIFGLGSLEKATDAHSKVLTERETLYEFEFNDVKPECIEEYVALVGDTSPKLSADDQFPGELCGAWTTVFGRLDQAIHLWKYTGGYKSVVKAKQYMRENKEFLEFSRKRRTLISNRENQLLHEFSFFGEPEPRPPSHIYELRTYHLKPGTLIEWGNNWGKAILIRQKEDDAVAGLFSQIGELYVVHHIWAYDDLATRQQIRHNLWNSPGWDDCVANTVPLIRRMESRVMIPLPFGPLQ encoded by the exons ATGGCGGCGTCGATGTTGACGAAACGAACATTCTCTCTGTtaaagcgaacagttttccccGTACGAGAAGGCTTTGCTTCGGCCAGGGGCTTATCGATTTCTATAAGTAGAAGCAAAGAAGATTCGCAGGGTTTGTTCGCAAACATTTTTGGCCTTGGCTCCTTAGAAAAGGCAACAGATGCTCATTCGAAAGTTTTAACAGAAAGGGAAACCTTGTATGAATTTGAAT TCAATGATGTGAAGCCAGAATGCATTGAAGAGTATGTCGCTTTGGT AGGAGACACTTCACCTAAACTTAGTGCAGATGACCAGTTTCCTGGAGAATTATGTGGAGCCTGGACTACCGTGTTTGGAAGACTTGATCAAGCAA TTCATCTTTGGAAGTACACAGGAGGGTACAAGTCAGTTGTAAAGGCTAAACAATATATGAGAGAAAACAAG GAATTCCTTGAGTTTTCGCGGAAGCGACGTACCCTAATAAGCAACAGGGAAAACCAACTTCTTCACGAGTTTAGTTTCTTTGGTGAACCAGAACCACGTCCTCCAAGCCACATCTATGAACTAAGGACATACCACTTAAAG CCTGGTACCCTCATAGAGTGGGGAAACAACTG GGGGAAAGCTATTTTAATTCGACAAAAAGAAGATGATGCAGTGGCCGGTTTATTTTCACAGATAGGTGAACTTTATGTGGTTCACCACATTTGGG CCTATGACGATCTTGCAACCAGGCAACAGATTAGGCACAATCTGTGGAACAGTCCTGGTTGGGATGACTGTGTTGCAAACACTG tgccaCTCATTCGTCGCATGGAGTCAAGAGTGATGATTCCTTTGCCCTTTGGTCCTCTTCAGTAA
- the LOC137976508 gene encoding required for meiotic nuclear division protein 1 homolog isoform X1 encodes MATKLVQKVSSLSACRNLHFSWRRATNALKRCSIQIFTIPLCNASSSTSIKGAPTQTPPQSRKSRTRTKSPSHKLRASPEEKDQLGLMHCSAYVTGERYNIHGIRNYLISMPKYQVKFMPEDEQNVLHVTIKDKDGENTSDVFFFRWLGSLVVWNVSSSEEKYLINVAKLFQEGGYEMVLGDTEDEQLLYSHSKNATSLVNGRIILNENSQEENSALEKYAFSNAMALSVKLAVWEDVLDHYVQSIRWVPEALKRGIKVRMSRKEVLEKTGELISLRYKINLSSDLLMTPDFFWDRPETLENLYDKTCYFLDIHKRTRVINEKLNHCTEMVELLRTHLSEKHSFRLEWGIIALIAVEVLFESLYLIERFFPFR; translated from the exons ATGGCGACCAAACTTGTACAAAAAGTGAGCTCTTTAAGTGCATGTCGCAATCTTCATTTCTCCTGGCGAAGAGCTACGAACGCATTGAAGAGATGTAGTATTCAG ATCTTTACCATTCCACTTTGCAATGCAAGCAGCAGTACTTCTATCAAGGGAGCACCAACACAGACACCACCTCAGTCACGAAAATCCCGCACAAGGACAAAATCACCATCTCATAAATTACGAGCAAGCcctgaagaaaaagatcaactT GGGTTGATGCATTGCTCTGCTTATGTTACTGGTGAGAGATATAACATTCATGGCATTCGCAATTATTTGATCAGCATGCCCAAGTACCAGGTTAAATTTATGCCTGAAG ATGAACAGAATGTCCTCCATGTAACTATTAAGGACAAAGATGGAGAAAACACATCAGATGTATTCTTCTTCAG GTGGCTTGGTTCATTGGTAGTCTGGAATGTTTCTAGCTCTGAG GAGAAATACTTAATAAACGTGGCAAAGCTGTTCCAAGAAGGAGGATATGAGATGGTGCTTGGAGATACAGAGGACGAACAACTTCTTTATTCACATTCCAA GAATGCCACCTCCCTTGTCAATGGAAGGATCATATTGAATGAAAACTCACAGGAAGAAAACTCGGCTTTGGAAAAGTATGCCTTTTCCAATGCTATGGCCTTATCTG TCAAACTGGCTGTTTGGGAAGATGTTTTAGACCACTATGTACAGTCAATAAGATGGGTCCCAGAG GCTTTGAAAAGGGGAATAAAAGTCAGGATGTCAAGGAAAGAAGTTCTGGAAAAAACAGGAGAACTTATCTCCCTAAG GTACAAGATCAATCTGTCATCTGACCTTCTAATGACACCAGATTTTTTCTGGGATCGACCAGAAACCCTTGAAAACTTGTATGATAAAACTTGTTACTTCCTAGACATCCATAAAAGGACAAGG GTGATAAACGAAAAACTCAACCATTGTACAGAAATGGTGGAATTGTTGAGAACACATCTCAGTGAAAAACACTCCTTCAGATTGGAATGGGGAATTATAGCACTCATAGCAGTGGAG gtGCTTTTTGAGTCGCTTTATTTAATCGAGAGGTTCTTTCCATTTAGATGA
- the LOC137976510 gene encoding fructose-bisphosphate aldolase, non-muscle type-like produces the protein MDAPLTPELKAELKRIADTIVTPGKGILAADESTGTMGKRLAGIGVENVEENRRSYRQLLFTSGSEMAKSISGVILFHETVYQKADDGTSFVKILRDSGIIPGIKVDKGVVPLAGTIGEGTTQGLDGLAERCAQYKKDGCDFAKWRCVLKITDHTPSELAIKENANVLARYATICQQNGLVPIVEPEILCDGNHTLERCQTVTEAVLSAQYKALVDHHVYLEGTLLKPNMVTAGQSCPTKYTPQAVAKATVTAFQRTIPVAVPGVVFLSGGQSEEEASVHLNAINQYPGKKPWALTFSFGRALQASALKAWSGKPEQIKAGQGEFLKRAAANGLACQGKYAGGAGLAGGESLFVADHQY, from the exons ATGGATGCCCCTTTAACGCCAGAATTGAAAGCAGAACTGAAAAGAATTGCAGACACCATTGTAACACCCGGTAAAGGAATCCTGGCGGCAGATGAAAGCACAGGCACTATGGGCAAGCGTCTTGCTGGCATCGGAGTAGAGAACGTGGAGGAGAATCGTCGCTCGTATCGCCAACTTCTGTTCACCTCGGGATCCGAAATGGCCAAAAGCATCAGTGGTGTTATCCTTTTCCACGAAACGGTCTATCAGAAAGCAGACGATGGAACATCATTTGTGAAAATATTGCGCGATAGTGGAATAATCCCAGGAATCAAAGTCGACAAAGGTGTTGTTCCGCTTGCTGGAACAATCGGAGAGGGAACAACGCAAGGACTCGATGGACTGGCCGAAAGATGTGCTCAGTACAAAAAAGACGGCTGCGACTTCGCCAAATGGCGCTGTGTTCTCAAAATCACAGACCATACACCTTCAGAGTTGGCGATTAAGGAGAATGCAAATGTCCTTGCTCGATATGCTACCATTTGTCAACAGAATGGTCTTGTTCCAATCGTTGAACCAGAGATCTTGTGCGATGGCAACCACACATTAGAGCGATGCCAAACTGTCACAGAAGCTGTGCTTTCTGCTCAGTATAAGGCTTTGGTCGACCATCATGTCTACCTTGAAGGAACTCTTCTCAAACCCAACATGGTTACAGCTG GTCAGAGTTGCCCCACCAAGTACACCCCTCAAGCTGTTGCTAAAGCCACTGTTACTGCTTTTCAACGCACCATACCAGTAGCTGTTCCTGGGGTTGTGTTTTTGTCTGGAGGACAGTCAGAGGAAGAAGCATCTGTCCACCTCAATGCCATCAACCAATATCcag GGAAGAAGCCATGGGCTTTGACCTTCTCATTTGGCCGTGCTCTACAAGCAAGTGCACTGAAGGCTTGGTCTGGAAAACCCGAGCAAATTAAAGCTGGACAAGGAGAGTTCCTGAAGCGTGCTGCAGCCAATGGGCTTGCTTGCCAAGGAAAGTATGCTGGAGGAGCTGGACTAGCTGGAGGGGAGAGTCTGTTTGTTGCTGATCATCAGTATTAG